The proteins below are encoded in one region of Podarcis raffonei isolate rPodRaf1 chromosome 6, rPodRaf1.pri, whole genome shotgun sequence:
- the METTL18 gene encoding histidine protein methyltransferase 1 homolog, producing the protein MAFQFNFSIDSAAENGIEAVGNGMQELVQESLVFLDKQENTTEKSKEVSSEETILNQEDLSEIPANVAGNSFLSKSNIMPKEGLCLKCAKEHNLPEDFQKLFKNKVVGTLLPSTCYADISVVETAPSENTVGEDIVSQSVSSHSDLITGVYEGGLKIWECTFDLMDYLSEAEIQFAHKLVLDLGCGAGLLGIVALKRNAEQVHFQDYNSTVIEELTMPNVLVNCANQGDDVEGNTELSLKQCPKKDFTQDLFSKCKFFSGEWSEFSNLLLNGSKPLAKYDLILTSETIYNPDYYEALHETLLKLLRINGCVYLASKAHYFGCGGGVHLFTEFIEEKNMFKSRIVKVIDKGLKRFIIELVFKKSC; encoded by the coding sequence ATGGCATTTCAGTTCAACTTCTCTATTGACAGTGCAGCAGAAAACGGAATAGAGGCAGTTGGGAATGGGATGCAGGAATTGGTACAGGAGTCTTTAGTCTTTTTGGACAAGCAAGAGAACACTACAGAAAAGAGTAAGGAGGTTTCCTCAGAAGAAACAATATTAAACCAGGAGGATTTATCAGAAATCCCTGCTAATGTGGCAGGCAACAGCTTTTTGAGTAAAAGCAACATTATGCCTAAAGAAGGCTTGTGCCTTAAATGTGCCAAAGAACATAATCTCCCTGAAGATTTCCAGaaattgtttaaaaacaaagtcGTGGGGACCCTGCTTCCAAGTACATGCTATGCAGATATTTCTGTGGTGGAGACAGCACCCTCTGAAAACACTGTCGGGGAAGACATTGTGTCACAAAGTGTTTCTTCTCATTCTGACCTAATCACAGGTGTCTATGAAGGAGGTCTGAAGATCTGGGAGTGCACCTTTGATCTCATGGATTATTTGTCAGAAGCTGAAATTCAGTTTGCACACAAGTTGGTTTTGGACCTTGGCTGTGGGGCCGGATTGCTGGGAATAGttgcattaaaaagaaatgctGAACAGGTCCATTTTCAGGACTATAACAGCACTGTGATTGAGGAACTAACCATGCCTAATGTATTGGTCAACTGTGCTAATCAGGGTGATGATGTTGAAGGAAATACTGAGCTTTCTCTAAAACAATGTCCAAAGAAGGACTTTACCCAAGACTTGTTTTCTAAATGCAAATTCTTTTCAGGGGAATGGTCAGAGTTTAGTAATCTTCTATTAAATGGCAGTAAGCCTTTAGCAAAATATGATCTCATACTCACCTCTGAGACTATTTATAATCCAGACTACTATGAGGCTTTGCATGAAACACTTTTAAAATTACTGAGAATTAATGGGTGTGTTTATTTAGCTAGCAAAGCACATTACTTTGGATGTGGAGGTGGGGTCCACCTTTTTACAGAATTTATTGAGGAGAAAAATATGTTTAAGTCTAGAATTGTTAAAGTTATTGACAAAGGGCTAAAGCGCTTCATTATTGAGCTGGTCTTTAAGAAATCCTGTTAA